The following proteins are encoded in a genomic region of Cygnus olor isolate bCygOlo1 chromosome 11, bCygOlo1.pri.v2, whole genome shotgun sequence:
- the CHD2 gene encoding chromodomain-helicase-DNA-binding protein 2 isoform X3, giving the protein MSSAKPRLAGRLSVRCPGGTHCAGDVTPATDLGCSPQCPVGAQASSESENESPKRRGQKQMKKTNKWKREVSGEEEDEDGGEQGTSAESEPEPKKVKARRPAQRRTVAKTNVKKPHKPQRGKKRKKPDSSEDDDDDEDDETPKRQTRRRAAKNVSYKEDDDFETDSDDLIEMTGEGADEQQDNSETIEKVLDIRLGKKGATGASTTVYATEANGNPSADFDPEKDEGEVQYLIKWKGWSYIHSTWESEESLQQQKVKGLKKLENFKKKEEEIKQWLAKVSPEDVEYFNCQQELASELNKQYQIVERVIAVKTSKSATGHADFPANSRKTSSNDPEYLCKWMGLPYAECSWEDEALISKKFQHCIDSFNNRNNSKTIPTRDCKVLKQRPRFVALKKQPSYIGGENLELRDYQLEGLNWLAHSWCKNNSVILADEMGLGKTIQTISFLSYLFHQHQLYGPFLVVVPLSTLTSWQREFEVWAPEINVVVYIGDLMSRNMIREYEWIHSQSKRLKFNALITTYEILLKDKAVLGSINWAFLGVDEAHRLKNDDSLLYKTLIDFKSNHRLLITGTPLQNSLKELWSLLHFIMPEKFEFWEDFEEDHGKGRENGYQSLHKVLEPFLLRRVKKDVEKSLPAKVEQILRVEMSALQKQYYKWILTRNYKALSKGTRGSTSGFLNIVMELKKCCNHCYLIKPPEENERENGVETLQSLIRSSGKLILLDKLLTRLRDRGNRVLIFSQMVRMLDILAEYLTIKHYPFQRLDGSIKGEIRKQALDHFNADGSEDFCFLLSTRAGGLGINLASADTVVIFDSDWNPQNDLQAQARAHRIGQKKQVNIYRLVTKGTVEEEIIERAKKKMVLDHLVIQRMDTTGRTVLDNNSGRSNSNPFNKEELTAILKFGAEDLFKELEGEESEPQEMDIDEILRLAETRENEVSTSATDELLSQFKVANFATMEEEEMELDERSQKDWDDIIPEEQRKKVEEEERQKELEEIYMLPRIRSSTKKAQTNDSESDAETKRRLQRSSGSESETDDTDDEKRPKRRGRPRSVRKDTVEGFTDAEIRRFIKAYKKFGLPLERLECIARDAELVDKSVADLKRLGELIHNSCVSAMQEYEEQLKENPSEGKGPGKRRGPTIKISGVQVNVKSIIQHEEEFEMLHKSIPADPEERKKYRLTCRVKAAHFDVDWGVEEDSRLLVGIYEHGYGNWELIKTDPELKLSDKILPVETDKKPQGKQLQTRVDYLLKLLKKDLDKKENMKDGEEGKLKKRKPRVKKENKAPKVKDEHGNELSSPRHSDNQSEEGEVKEDGLEKSPVKKKQKKKENKENKEKQTSTKKEKESDKEKKKTKDKKEKPKGGEAKSGSKGKRSQGPVHITAGSEPVPIGEDEDDDLDQETFSICKERMRPVKKALKQLDKPDKGLTVQEQLEHTRNCLLKIGDRISECLKAYTDQDLIKLWRRNLWIFVSKFTEFDARKLHKLYKMAHKKRSQEEEEQKKKEDMSSMKKPFRPEPSGSSRDSVMSQSHVPHNPHSQKLHLPPSHAPQQMHGHPRDNYGHPNKRHFSNTDRGDWQRDRKFNYGGNSNQVWGGERHHQYEQHWYKDHHYGDRRSRGDPHRSSGNYRPNNLSRKRPYEQYNSDRDHRGHRDYYDRHHHDSKRRRSDEFRPQNYHQQDFRRMSDHRPPMGYHGQGPSDHYRSFHADKSGDYKQPLPPPHPAVSDPRSPPSQKSPHDSKSPLDHRSPLDRSLEQKNNPDYNWNIRKT; this is encoded by the exons TTACAAAGAAGATGATGATTTTGAGACGGATTCTGATGACCTGATAGAGATGACTGGGGAAGGAGCTGATGAACAGCAAGACAACAGTGAAACTATTGAGAAAGTCTTGGACATCAggcttggaaaaaaaggag CCACTGGTGCTTCCACCACAGTGTATGCAACTGAAGCCAATGGCAACCCAAGTGCTGACTTTGACCCTGAAAAGGATGAGGGAGAAGTTCAGTACCTGATCAAATGGAAAGGCTGGTCATACATCCATAGCACATGGGAGAGTGAAgagtccctgcagcagcagaaagtgaAGGGCCTGAAAAAGCTAGAgaacttcaagaaaaaagaggaggagatCAAGCAATG GCTGGCCAAGGTATCCCCTGAAGATGTGGAATATTTCAACTGCCAACAGGAGCTGGCTTCAGAGCTGAACAAACAGTATCAAATAGTGGAGAGAGTAATTG CCGTGAAGACCAGCAAGTCTGCGACGGGGCACGCTGACTTCCCAG cAAACAGTCGCAAAACATCCTCAAATGACCCTGAATACCTGTGCAAGTGGATGGGGCTGCCCTACGCGGAATGCAGCTGGGAAGATGAGGCTCTGATAAGCAAGAAATTCCAGCACTGCATTGACAGCTTCAACAACCGTAACAACTCCAAAACAATTCCTACCCGGGACTGCAAG GTATTGAAGCAGAGACCAAGGTTTGTTGCCTTGAAGAAACAGCCTTCTTACATTGGTGGTGAGAACCTGGAGCTGAGAGACTACCAGCTGGAGGGCCTCAACTGGCTCGCTCACTCATGGTGCAA GAACAACAGCGTGATCCTGGCTGATGAAATGGGCCTGGGGAAGACGATTCAGACAATATCGTTCCTGTCGTACCTcttccaccagcaccagctgtACGGCCCTTTCCTGGTGGTGGTACCTCTGTCGACTCTCACCTCGTGGCAGAGAGAGTTTGAAGTGTGGGCACCTGAGATAAACGTGGTCGTTTACATCGGAGACCTCATGAGCAGGAACATG ATACGTGAATATGAGTGGATCCACTCTCAGTCTAAAAGGTTGAAGTTCAATGCACTTATTACAACATATGAGATCCTCCTCAAAGACAAG gCTGTTTTGGGAAGTATTAACTGGGCCTTTCTAGGCGTGGATGAAGCCCATCGGTTGAAAAATGATGACTCTTTGCTGTACAAAACATTGATTGACTTCAAGTCCAACCACAGGCTGCTGATCACCGGCACCCCACTTCAAAATTCACTCAAAGAGCTCTGGTCCCTGCTTCATTTCATCATGCCGGAGAA GTTTGAGTTCTGGGAAGATTTTGAAGAAGATCACGGGAAAGGTAGAGAGAATGGCTACCAGAGCCTTCACAAAGTCCTGGAGCCCTTTCTCCTGCGCAGAGTGAAGAAGGATGTGGAGAAATCTTTGCCAGCCAAAGTGGAGCAGATCCTCCGGGTGGAAatgtctgctctgcagaagcagtATTACAA GTGGATTTTGACAAGAAACTACAAAGCTCTTTCAAAGGGAACACGGGGGAGCACATCTGGTTTCCTGAACATTGTGATGGAGTTGAAGAAGTGCTGCAACCACTGCTACCTTATCAAACCTCCTGAGGAAAACGAGAGAGAGAATGGTGTTGAGACCCTGCAG TCTCTGATCAGGAGCAGTGGAAAGCTAATTCTCTTGGACAAGCTGCTGACCAGGCTGCGAGACAGAGGCAACCGAGTGCTGATCTTCTCCCAGATGGTGAGGATGCTGGACATCTTGGCGGAGTACCTGACTATCAAACACTACCCTTTTCAG CGCTTGGACGGCTCGATCAAAGGGGAGATCCGAAAGCAGGCGCTGGACCACTTCAACGCTGACGGCTCCGAG gaCTTCTGTTTCTTGTTGTCAACACGAGCTGGAGGGCTAGGAATTAATTTGGCCTCTGCTGACACTGTCGTTATCTTTGACTCGGACTGGAACCCCCAAAATGATCTTCAGGCTCAGGCCCGGGCTCACCGCATTGGACAAAAGAAGCAG GTGAATATTTACCGGCTGGTCACAAAGGGTACGGTAGAGGAGGAGATCATTGAGAGGGCCAAGAAGAAAATGGTGCTGGATCATTTGGTGATCCAGCGTATGGACACCACTGGCCGGACTGTTCTGGACAACAACTCTGGGCGATCCAA TTCAAATCCGTTCAACAAAGAAGAGCTGACGGCTATTCTGAAATTTGGAGCTGAAGATCTCTTCAAGGAGCTTGAAGGGGAAGAGTCAGAGCCTCAG GAGATGGACATCGACGAGATTTTGCGTTTGGCTGAAACACGAGAGAACGAAGTGTCCACCAGTGCCACCGACGAGCTTCTCTCGCAGTTCAAG GTGGCCAACTTTGCAAccatggaggaggaagagatggaGCTGGACGAGCGGTCCCAGAAGGACTGGGACGATATCATtccagaggagcagaggaaaaaggtggaggaggaagaaaggcagaaagaattGGAGGAAATCTACATGCTGCCTCGCATCCGTAGCTCGACTAAAAAG GCACAAACGAATGACAGTGAATCAGATGCGGAAACTAAGAGAAGGCTTCAGAGATCATCTGGATCAGAAAGCGAGACTGATGACACCGATGACGAGAAGAGACCAAAGCGCAGGGGACGTCCTCGGAGTGTTAGAAAAGATACCGTGGAAGGATTTACTGATGCTGAAATCCGGAG gtTTATCAAGGCTTACAAGAAGTTTGGACTGCCTCTTGAACG gcTGGAGTGCATCGCCCGGGATGCGGAGCTGGTGGATAAGTCTGTAGCTGACCTGAAGCGGTTAGGGGAGCTCATCCACAACAGCTGTGTGTCAGCAATGCAAGaatacgaggagcagctgaaagaaaatccaAGTGAAG GGAAAGGACCTGGGAAAAGAAGAGGTCCTACTATCAAGATCTCTGGTGTCCAAGTCAATGTGAAATCCATCATCCAGCATGAAGAGGAGTTTGAAATGCTGCACAAATCCATCCCCGCAGAcccagaggaaagaaagaa GTACCGCCTGACGTGCCGTGTCAAAGCTGCCCATTTTGATGTAGACTGGGGAGTGGAAGAGGATTCTCGCTTGTTAGTGGGAATTTACGAGCATGGTTATGGAAACTGGGAACTAATTAAAACAGATCCGGAGTTGAAGTTATCTGATAAG ATCCTACCTGTTGAGACAGATAAGAAACCTCAGGGAAAACAGCTCCAGACCCGAGTTGATTATCTACTGAAACTGCTGAAGAAGGACCtggacaagaaagaaaacatgaaagatgGGGAAGAG GGCAAGCTAAAGAAGAGGAAACCACGagtaaagaaagagaacaagGCTCCCAAAGTCAAGGATGAGCATGGGAACGAACTCTCCTCTCCTCGGCACTCAGACAACCAGTCAGAAGAGGGTGAAGTCAAG GAGGACGGCTTGGAAAAGAGcccagtgaaaaagaaacagaagaagaaagagaacaaggagaacaaagaaaaacagacaagcactaagaaagaaaaggaaagtgataaagagaagaagaagacaaaagacaagaaagagaaG CCTAAAGGTGGTGAAGCCAAATCTGGAAGTAAAGGGAAGAGATCGCAAGGTCCCGTCCACATTACAGCGGGGAGTGAACCAGTCCCCATTGGAGAAGACGAGGACGACGATCTGGACCAAGAAACATTCAGCATA TGCAAGGAAAGGATGAGACCAGTGAAAAAAGCTCTGAAGCAACTAGATAAGCCTGATAAGGGACTGACGGTTCAAGAACAGCTGGAGCACACACGCAACTGCCTCCTAAAAATTGGGGACCGCATCTCTGAGTGCCTTAAAGCCTACACTGACCAGGATCTTATCAAGCTATGGAGAAG GAACCTATGGATATTTGTGTCAAAGTTCACAGAATTTGATGCCAGAAAACTGCACAAACTCTACAAGATGGCTCATAAGAAAAGATCACAGGAAGAGGAG GagcagaagaagaaggaggacaTGTCCAGCATGAAGAAGCCGTTCCGCCCAGAGCCTTCAGGCTCCAGCCGCGATTCTGTGATGTCCCAGTCCCACGTGCCTCACAATCCTCATTCCCAGAAGCTCCACCTGCCCCCTTCCCACGCCCCGCAGCAGATGCACGGGCACCCCCGTGACAACTACGGCCATCCCAACAAGAGGCATTTCAGCAACACAg ACAGGGGAGACTGGCAGAGAGATCGAAAGTTCAACTACGGCGGCAACAGCAACCAGGTGTGGGGTGGGGAGCGGCACCACCAATACGAGCAGCACTGGTACAAGGACCACCACTATGGGGACCGGCGATCTCGTGGAGACCCCCACCGAAGCTCTGGGAACTACAGACCAAATAACCTCTCCCGCAAGAGGCCCTATGAACAGTACAACAGTGACCGAGACCACAGAGGCCACCGAGATTATTATGACAG gcACCACCACGACTCCAAGCGCCGACGATCCGATGAGTTCAGGCCTCAGAATTACCACCAGCAGGATTTCCGACGGATGTCTGATCACAGGCCACCCATGGGATACCATGGCCAAGGACCTTCGGACCACTACCGGTCCTTTCACGCAGACAAATCGGGAGATTACAAACAGCCTCTCCCTCCACCTCACCCCGCAGTGTCGGACCCTCGCTCACCCCCGTCTCAGAAATCTCCTCACGACTCCAAGTCGCCCCTCGATCACAGGTCACCTCTGGATAGGTCgttagaacagaaaaacaatccaGATTATAACTGGAATATTCGGAAAACATAA